The Zobellia alginiliquefaciens genome contains a region encoding:
- a CDS encoding phosphoribosylaminoimidazolesuccinocarboxamide synthase, with the protein MSSTITDTNFKFPGQKSIYKGKVREVYELENGVLVMVATDRLSAFDVVMPKGIPYKGQILNQIATKMMDATKDIVPNWLMGAPDPNVAVGHACEPFKVEMVIRGYQSGHAAREYKAGKRMLCGVPMPEGMKENDKFPEPIITPATKAEMGDHDEDISREDILKRGIVSEADYEVLEKYTRALFERGAQIAASRGLILVDTKYEFGKTQDGKIVLIDEIHTPDSSRYFYADTYEELQSKGEPQKQLSKEFVRQWLIQNDFQGLEGQTLPEMSDDYIASVSERYIELYENITGERFVKANISDIQSRIEINVLNYLKGV; encoded by the coding sequence ATGAGCAGTACCATTACAGATACCAATTTTAAATTTCCGGGCCAGAAAAGTATTTATAAAGGCAAGGTTCGTGAAGTCTATGAACTTGAAAATGGGGTTTTGGTCATGGTGGCCACGGATCGCTTATCGGCTTTTGATGTGGTGATGCCAAAGGGTATTCCTTACAAAGGACAAATACTAAACCAGATTGCCACAAAGATGATGGATGCTACCAAGGATATTGTTCCCAATTGGTTGATGGGTGCACCAGACCCAAATGTTGCAGTAGGGCATGCTTGCGAGCCTTTTAAAGTAGAAATGGTAATTAGGGGCTATCAATCGGGTCATGCTGCGCGTGAGTATAAGGCCGGTAAACGCATGTTGTGCGGCGTACCTATGCCGGAGGGAATGAAGGAAAATGATAAATTTCCCGAGCCCATTATTACGCCTGCTACCAAAGCGGAAATGGGTGATCATGATGAGGATATCTCAAGAGAGGATATTCTTAAAAGAGGTATTGTTTCTGAAGCGGATTATGAGGTGTTGGAAAAATATACACGGGCCCTTTTTGAAAGAGGAGCCCAAATTGCGGCTTCAAGAGGACTTATTTTAGTGGATACGAAGTATGAATTTGGAAAGACCCAAGACGGTAAAATCGTTCTAATAGACGAGATTCACACACCGGATTCTTCAAGATATTTTTATGCGGATACCTATGAAGAGTTGCAATCCAAAGGGGAGCCTCAAAAGCAATTATCCAAAGAATTTGTTCGGCAATGGTTGATTCAAAATGATTTTCAAGGGCTGGAAGGGCAGACCTTGCCAGAGATGAGCGATGACTATATAGCGTCCGTTTCTGAGCGTTATATTGAATTGTACGAGAATATAACCGGGGAACGATTTGTTAAGGCGAATATATCTGATATTCAGAGTCGTATAGAAATCAATGTATTGAATTACTTGAAGGGTGTCTAA
- a CDS encoding 3'-5' exonuclease: MNLFKKKRKKNYPDFWMKYEAKFEKKASYALPEIRFVVFDTETTGFDYDNDRILSIGALSVKNNSIHISDSFEAFLYQHFYHAKNIEIHGILQEERHERITELEALIQFLDYIGNSVLVAHHAGFDKNMINYALKRHGMPDLKNKFLDTSVLYKRTLINSPLLPVKPQYSLDELAEKFDISKKDRHTALGDAYITAIAFMKIVQKLKLKKNFSAKKLLK; this comes from the coding sequence ATGAACCTGTTCAAAAAAAAACGAAAAAAGAACTATCCTGACTTTTGGATGAAATATGAAGCCAAATTCGAAAAAAAGGCATCGTATGCCCTTCCAGAAATTCGCTTTGTGGTGTTTGATACCGAAACTACTGGATTTGACTATGATAATGATCGGATATTGTCTATTGGTGCGCTATCTGTAAAAAACAACAGCATTCATATAAGCGATAGTTTTGAAGCTTTTTTATATCAGCATTTTTATCATGCCAAGAATATTGAAATCCACGGTATTTTACAGGAAGAACGACACGAGCGTATAACCGAACTGGAAGCGTTAATTCAATTTTTAGATTATATAGGAAATTCCGTTTTGGTAGCGCATCATGCAGGGTTTGACAAAAACATGATCAATTACGCCTTAAAACGTCATGGTATGCCCGACTTAAAAAATAAGTTTCTGGATACTTCCGTACTCTACAAAAGAACGTTAATAAATTCTCCTCTCTTACCGGTTAAACCTCAATACTCATTGGACGAGCTTGCTGAAAAATTCGATATATCAAAAAAAGACCGTCATACCGCCTTAGGTGATGCGTACATTACAGCTATAGCTTTCATGAAAATTGTTCAAAAACTGAAATTGAAGAAAAATTTCTCCGCTAAAAAATTACTGAAATAG
- a CDS encoding DUF294 nucleotidyltransferase-like domain-containing protein, producing the protein MKNTISARVADFLKNYPPFNEVDTKELESLSEEVSIIYKVKGEIIFAIDEEAHQYFYVVHKGAVVLTKEPNDEVVDLCDEGDIFGLRPLIANENYKIGAKAYEETILYAIPIIDFKPIIKKHDEVGTFLIESFASNTRNPYSNSYRGKLYEATSATEQNRVNDKELLDLQGVPYSKKLITCSENTTIKTIAIKMTEKKVGSVLVVNNKLPVGIITDKDLRNKIATGLFPITTRAKNVMSSPVITYPKKMTVTQAQMAMMKSDISHLCLTLDGTTNSEAVGIISKHDIMFELGNNPAVLLKAIKRANGFKKIKAVRRRIMSLLQGYLDQNIPLTLTSKIISELNDACIKQIIKIALNKMDAQPPVKFAWLAMGSQGRSEQLLHTDQDNAVVFENVSQDQLEETRNYFLDLAKIVTKGLFDIGYEYCPAEMMASNPDWCLSLSEWKERTFHWITNPGPDQVLLSSIFFDYNLAYGETSLVNDLSTHLFETTEKYPNFFLHLASGALQSPSPSGFFRSFLVEEDGEYKDFFDLKRRALMPLIDGARVLVLSHKVKLINNTAERFEKLAELEPNNEELFLACSYATKALLKFRTKHGLLHNDSGRFIALTKLTKEEKIKLKRSFKTIKDLQELLKVRFKVTNLLN; encoded by the coding sequence ATGAAGAATACGATTTCAGCTCGCGTTGCCGATTTCCTTAAAAACTACCCTCCATTTAACGAGGTAGATACCAAAGAGCTCGAAAGCCTATCCGAAGAAGTAAGTATTATTTACAAAGTTAAAGGTGAAATAATATTCGCCATAGATGAAGAAGCACATCAGTATTTTTATGTAGTACATAAAGGCGCCGTGGTCCTTACCAAAGAACCTAATGACGAGGTGGTAGACTTATGTGATGAAGGAGATATCTTTGGCCTCCGCCCTCTTATTGCCAATGAAAATTATAAAATTGGTGCCAAAGCCTATGAAGAAACAATTCTTTATGCCATTCCCATAATTGATTTTAAACCCATCATCAAAAAACATGATGAGGTAGGCACTTTTCTTATTGAGAGTTTCGCCTCCAATACCAGAAATCCATACTCTAACAGCTATAGGGGAAAACTTTATGAAGCTACATCCGCTACGGAACAGAACCGTGTTAACGACAAAGAGTTACTAGATCTTCAAGGTGTTCCTTATTCCAAAAAACTTATTACTTGTTCGGAAAACACTACCATAAAGACCATAGCAATTAAAATGACCGAAAAAAAAGTAGGTTCGGTACTTGTGGTAAACAATAAACTACCCGTAGGCATTATAACAGATAAAGATTTAAGAAATAAAATTGCTACCGGTCTCTTCCCTATCACCACTAGGGCTAAAAACGTGATGAGTTCACCTGTGATTACATATCCTAAAAAAATGACCGTTACCCAAGCCCAAATGGCCATGATGAAAAGTGATATCAGCCATTTATGCCTCACCTTGGACGGTACAACCAACAGCGAAGCCGTAGGTATCATAAGCAAACATGATATTATGTTTGAGCTGGGCAATAACCCGGCCGTGCTTCTAAAGGCTATTAAAAGGGCCAATGGATTTAAGAAAATAAAAGCGGTCCGCAGAAGGATTATGAGCTTGCTACAGGGCTATTTAGACCAAAATATACCATTAACCCTCACATCCAAAATCATTTCAGAGCTCAATGATGCTTGTATCAAGCAAATTATTAAAATCGCTTTGAACAAAATGGATGCACAGCCACCGGTTAAATTTGCTTGGTTGGCCATGGGCAGCCAAGGACGTAGTGAACAGTTATTACATACGGATCAGGATAATGCCGTAGTCTTTGAAAACGTATCCCAAGATCAATTAGAGGAGACACGAAACTATTTCTTGGACTTGGCAAAAATTGTAACCAAAGGGTTATTTGACATTGGTTATGAATATTGTCCTGCAGAAATGATGGCGTCCAACCCAGATTGGTGTTTAAGCCTATCGGAATGGAAAGAACGCACCTTCCACTGGATTACGAATCCCGGTCCGGACCAAGTGCTGCTTTCCTCCATATTTTTTGATTACAACCTTGCCTACGGTGAAACGAGCCTGGTAAACGATTTGAGCACCCATCTTTTTGAAACTACGGAAAAGTATCCTAATTTCTTTTTGCATTTGGCCAGTGGAGCACTTCAAAGTCCATCGCCTAGTGGATTTTTTAGGAGTTTTCTTGTGGAAGAAGATGGTGAATACAAAGATTTTTTTGATTTAAAGCGAAGAGCCCTAATGCCACTAATTGATGGTGCCCGTGTTCTGGTTTTATCGCATAAGGTAAAATTGATAAACAACACGGCGGAGCGGTTTGAAAAACTGGCCGAATTAGAGCCTAACAATGAAGAACTGTTTTTAGCCTGTTCCTACGCTACCAAGGCCCTTTTGAAATTCAGGACTAAACATGGACTTCTTCATAATGATTCCGGGCGTTTCATTGCCTTGACCAAACTTACCAAAGAAGAAAAAATTAAACTAAAGCGCAGTTTTAAAACCATCAAAGATTTACAAGAACTTCTTAAAGTACGTTTTAAAGTAACAAACTTGCTTAACTAA
- a CDS encoding FUSC family protein yields the protein MGNFREFLQFFKSTDFSKALLVGLTVSTPIVLGLYFDQLEVGLAICFGALWTAPSNANGSFRHKRIAILSATVLVVVVSFIGGYLDLPAYILIPILGVIAFSLSYLSVFGFRATLVSFSGLLALVLSFAHEPLLLNTFEYALLVGVGSLWYFLAVVVWYYLNPKGEIEEIFTETYLLTSKFLKIRGQLVEPDSDRKKLLSELNKLQEQLIEKHETLREMLVLNRKKSSHSVYHGKKLLVLAQLVEMLETAISKPVNYSRMDKVFKKHMSYKDGFKELIFKISEQLEKIAYSNRSRNGHSLSIDLKPYLDKILADINQLKTTPKKENLSPYLMLQNLYEYQEKQVELLGKINWILHEAKTEELQFIDEDYARKFIASQDYDPKNLIRNFNLKSSSFRHALRLGVTAMVGYGIGTIFDFQKPYWILLTIIIILRPSYGLTKTRSKDRIIGTLIGATIAFVMVSLFQNIYVYAVLGLVSLVMAFSMLQRNYKTAATFVTLSVIFIYGIMLPDIMQVIQFRVLDTVLGAVLSFVATMVLWPSWSFLNINTNLKSCLVANRNFLDEIASFYNQKEKEPTSLRISRKKAFQETSNLSAAFQEMAQEPKSKQRKINEVYELVTLSHAFLSSLASLSSYIQNHCTTEASEGFKAAIAHIEENLGRATDILAHNGAKDNFSLKHQEKSFESNRSKFNTIAWDFENAVKVGEERNLQEAHLILGQLRWLFTLSSKMLNLALELETEVTDKGRP from the coding sequence ATGGGCAATTTTAGAGAATTTCTTCAATTTTTTAAAAGCACGGATTTTTCAAAGGCTCTTTTGGTGGGATTGACCGTTAGTACCCCAATTGTATTAGGACTATACTTTGATCAGTTAGAGGTTGGTCTGGCCATTTGCTTTGGTGCCTTGTGGACGGCTCCCAGTAATGCAAACGGGAGTTTTAGACATAAAAGAATAGCTATACTTAGTGCTACGGTTTTGGTGGTGGTTGTTAGCTTTATTGGAGGGTATCTAGACTTGCCTGCCTATATTTTGATTCCTATTCTAGGGGTGATTGCTTTTTCATTGTCTTATCTATCCGTCTTTGGGTTTAGGGCTACTTTGGTCAGTTTTTCGGGGTTATTGGCATTGGTTCTCAGTTTTGCCCATGAGCCCCTATTGCTCAACACTTTTGAATATGCGTTGTTAGTGGGCGTTGGAAGTTTGTGGTATTTTTTGGCCGTAGTAGTTTGGTATTACCTAAATCCAAAAGGAGAGATTGAGGAAATATTTACGGAGACCTATCTTTTGACCTCCAAGTTTTTAAAAATAAGAGGGCAACTTGTTGAGCCGGATTCTGATCGCAAAAAATTGCTATCGGAATTAAACAAATTACAGGAACAGCTAATTGAGAAACATGAAACCTTACGGGAGATGCTTGTTCTTAATCGAAAAAAGTCTAGCCACTCCGTTTATCACGGAAAAAAACTATTGGTTCTTGCACAGTTGGTAGAAATGCTTGAAACAGCCATATCCAAACCTGTTAACTACAGCCGAATGGATAAGGTGTTTAAAAAACATATGTCCTACAAGGATGGTTTTAAAGAGCTGATTTTTAAAATATCCGAGCAACTGGAAAAAATAGCCTACTCAAATAGAAGTAGAAATGGTCATTCTTTGAGTATTGATTTGAAACCCTATTTAGATAAGATTCTAGCAGATATAAACCAGTTAAAGACCACACCTAAAAAAGAGAATCTTAGTCCCTATCTAATGTTACAAAACCTGTATGAATATCAAGAAAAACAGGTAGAACTACTGGGTAAGATTAATTGGATACTTCATGAGGCCAAGACCGAAGAATTACAATTTATAGATGAGGATTATGCACGTAAGTTCATTGCTTCACAGGATTATGACCCCAAAAACCTGATTAGAAACTTTAATTTAAAATCTTCTAGTTTTAGGCATGCATTGCGTTTGGGGGTTACTGCAATGGTAGGGTATGGTATAGGTACAATATTCGACTTTCAGAAACCCTATTGGATTTTGTTGACCATCATTATCATCTTGAGGCCCAGTTACGGACTTACCAAAACCAGGTCAAAAGATAGGATTATTGGAACGTTAATAGGAGCAACCATTGCTTTTGTTATGGTAAGTCTTTTTCAAAATATCTATGTTTACGCAGTTTTGGGCCTTGTGTCGTTAGTTATGGCATTTTCCATGCTGCAAAGGAATTATAAGACAGCGGCTACTTTTGTTACCCTTAGTGTTATTTTTATCTACGGCATTATGTTACCTGATATTATGCAGGTGATACAATTTAGGGTTTTAGACACGGTATTGGGAGCTGTGTTGTCTTTTGTAGCCACAATGGTGCTATGGCCTTCATGGAGTTTTTTGAACATTAATACCAATTTAAAAAGCTGCTTGGTTGCCAATAGGAATTTTTTAGATGAAATAGCGTCTTTTTATAATCAGAAGGAAAAAGAACCGACCTCTTTACGCATAAGTCGTAAAAAGGCTTTTCAGGAGACTTCTAACTTAAGTGCTGCTTTTCAGGAAATGGCCCAAGAACCTAAATCAAAACAAAGGAAAATAAATGAAGTTTATGAACTGGTAACCCTAAGTCATGCTTTTTTGTCTTCATTGGCATCTTTAAGTTCTTATATTCAGAACCATTGTACAACCGAAGCTTCGGAAGGTTTTAAAGCTGCAATAGCACATATTGAGGAAAATTTGGGAAGAGCAACAGATATATTGGCACATAATGGGGCGAAAGATAATTTTTCCCTTAAACACCAAGAAAAGTCCTTTGAGAGTAACCGCTCAAAGTTTAATACGATTGCGTGGGATTTTGAAAATGCGGTAAAAGTGGGGGAAGAGCGTAATCTACAAGAAGCACATTTAATACTCGGACAATTGCGATGGCTTTTTACCCTAAGTAGTAAAATGCTTAATTTGGCCCTGGAATTGGAAACAGAAGTCACTGACAAGGGCCGTCCGTGA
- a CDS encoding response regulator produces the protein MINSILLVDDNTATNFIHETYLSRVNCAEKVTSFTMGKKAIEYLKSLTTFPELIFVDINMPTMDAWEFMEVYEKMDMSLKINTRVILLTTAIIPSDKEKMGRFSEIDAIMFKPLNENAIKEVMSEYFNLTL, from the coding sequence ATGATTAATTCTATTCTTTTAGTAGACGATAACACTGCTACTAATTTCATTCATGAGACCTATTTAAGCCGAGTAAATTGTGCTGAGAAGGTTACCTCTTTTACCATGGGGAAAAAAGCCATTGAATATCTAAAAAGCCTTACAACATTTCCAGAACTCATATTTGTTGATATAAATATGCCCACGATGGATGCTTGGGAATTTATGGAGGTTTATGAAAAGATGGATATGTCCCTAAAGATTAATACTAGGGTTATACTATTAACAACGGCCATTATTCCATCGGACAAAGAGAAAATGGGGAGATTTAGTGAAATTGATGCTATTATGTTCAAACCATTAAATGAAAATGCCATTAAAGAAGTTATGTCCGAATACTTTAACCTTACGCTGTAA
- a CDS encoding chemotaxis protein CheB, which translates to MEEIRSINKKPTQNIKVEIKFSIIGIGFSVGGLEALKSFFDNLPLKFAHSFVVVQHLSPDYKSLMSELLSKNTDMPIVEVKEKTKIKPSTVYLLTPKKNIFIKDGYLLLEDKPTTRTINLPIDLFFKSLAKEMTNKAVAIILSGTGSDGTSGTRDIKEYGGMVMVQSPDQAEFDSMPQNAINTNLVDYVLPTEQMGDELKRFIHHPAVYGSLEENILSDEETLVKILNFLNSQTKLDFEYYKRPTLVRMIARRIGINRLDTLQEYKDYLFERPEEAHVLVREFLVGVTSFFRDDLVWEVLTNEVIPKIISSKKKDDTIKCWCVGVSSGEEAYSLAIIINEILTKLNKKNLVKIFATDIEKNHLNDASKGMYNESTIANISEKRLLLNFTKKGDYYQVNENIRRMVIFSKHNVLKDPPFNKMDLSMCRNMLIYLQPVAQNRALDVLHYSLNINGILVLGSSESLGQQKNAFNELYRKQKIYCNIRPAKILGLQKYGLGNSQKNPFGLRNISQERSTRQHIVEALSDNLDLAAIVIDSNFKIVDAFGDLTNYISLPNKGFSMNLLKMVPESVATVLSYSLKKVGGTTQKLKHENLNFSTGKKTTIANMHVAAFWNPLNNNPSNYLVIIKPADLQAIQTSSSEEDDSFKNIRENELQTELKETRESLKNMIEEVETSNKELQATNEELLASNEALQSVNEELNTVNTELQEKLEELATLNLDLDNLFESTDIGTIFLDNNLKIRKFTPSVAKHFNLMSSDINRPLEHFASTFHKNNYKTFISDIKEVISSGTSQQNEVKDAKGRWFLQKIVPFRDGTGKIEGATLSYVDINELKSAEQKLKNQLLAFEQTTDSFWDYDIEKSSYYVSRSIRHVLGYDEDEIEETSEFWDKLTHPEDLIAQEAAMEKHLSSNGKIPYTVETRYKHKLGHYVTLLVRGKLAEWTPEGKPKRMLGTTTDVSMLNKMSKLEKELLDKNMVFEQVLEITLAGFWDWNIQENTEYLSPTFKRMFGYEDHEMENTPESWQRIIHPEDLPGVLATFDAHVASKGKVPYDNEVRYFHKNGGIVWVWCKGQVIEWGENDEPIRMVGSHINITNLRQLSQSNKELERFAYVASHDLQEPLRTIRDFVALFKEEYIKLFDSKAATYLEFIEEASARMGELVKVILAYSKIGSDTEKGIVDLNAIVKNVEKDLRIRIESTHTNIIIKDLPTITGHEIELHSLFLNLIGNSIKFVDSTSDPIIEIGSLPSEKGHHIYVKDNGIGIDKKNQDRIFEVFKRLHNQEDYEGTGIGLAHCKKIVELHNGKIWVESKINKGSTFHFSLNL; encoded by the coding sequence ATGGAGGAAATCCGCTCAATTAATAAAAAACCAACGCAAAATATCAAGGTTGAAATCAAATTTTCAATTATTGGAATCGGTTTTAGTGTGGGCGGCTTAGAAGCTTTAAAGTCTTTTTTTGACAATCTTCCTCTTAAATTTGCACATAGTTTTGTTGTGGTCCAACATTTAAGCCCGGACTACAAAAGTCTTATGAGCGAACTATTGTCTAAGAATACGGACATGCCCATAGTTGAAGTCAAGGAAAAGACCAAAATAAAGCCTAGTACAGTATACCTTCTGACTCCCAAAAAAAACATTTTTATAAAGGACGGGTATTTACTTTTAGAGGATAAACCCACCACCCGAACCATAAATTTACCTATTGATTTATTTTTTAAATCACTGGCTAAGGAAATGACAAATAAGGCCGTTGCTATCATCCTTAGCGGTACAGGAAGTGATGGCACCTCTGGCACCCGAGATATTAAAGAATATGGCGGTATGGTTATGGTGCAAAGCCCAGACCAAGCAGAATTTGATAGTATGCCTCAAAACGCTATCAACACCAATCTTGTAGATTACGTTCTTCCCACGGAACAAATGGGAGATGAACTTAAAAGGTTTATTCATCACCCCGCTGTTTATGGATCTTTGGAAGAAAATATTCTTAGTGACGAAGAAACACTTGTTAAAATCCTAAACTTTCTAAACAGTCAGACTAAATTAGATTTTGAATATTACAAAAGGCCTACCTTGGTTCGGATGATTGCCAGGAGAATAGGCATCAATCGTTTGGACACGCTCCAGGAATACAAAGACTATCTATTTGAAAGACCTGAAGAAGCCCATGTTTTAGTTAGGGAATTTCTAGTAGGCGTTACCAGCTTCTTTAGGGATGATCTTGTATGGGAGGTCTTGACCAATGAGGTTATCCCCAAAATAATATCCAGTAAGAAAAAAGACGATACCATAAAGTGCTGGTGCGTTGGGGTAAGCAGTGGTGAAGAAGCCTATTCATTAGCCATAATTATTAACGAGATACTCACAAAGCTCAATAAGAAGAACCTAGTTAAAATTTTTGCCACGGATATTGAAAAAAATCACCTGAACGATGCTTCAAAAGGGATGTATAATGAAAGTACCATCGCCAATATTTCCGAAAAAAGGCTGCTTTTGAATTTTACCAAAAAAGGAGATTATTACCAAGTCAATGAAAACATAAGACGCATGGTGATATTCAGTAAGCATAACGTTCTTAAAGACCCGCCCTTTAATAAAATGGATCTATCCATGTGCAGAAACATGCTTATATACCTACAACCGGTAGCACAAAATAGAGCCCTAGATGTTCTGCATTATTCGCTTAACATAAACGGTATATTGGTTTTAGGCAGTAGTGAATCTCTTGGTCAGCAAAAAAACGCGTTTAACGAACTGTACAGAAAACAAAAAATTTACTGCAATATTAGACCTGCTAAAATTCTTGGTCTTCAAAAGTACGGTTTAGGCAATAGCCAAAAAAACCCATTCGGACTAAGAAATATAAGTCAAGAAAGAAGTACCAGACAACATATAGTAGAGGCATTAAGTGACAACCTAGATCTTGCTGCCATTGTTATAGATAGTAATTTTAAAATTGTTGATGCTTTTGGAGACCTTACTAATTATATAAGTCTTCCCAACAAAGGGTTCAGCATGAACTTGTTAAAAATGGTTCCTGAAAGTGTAGCCACTGTTTTAAGCTACTCCCTAAAAAAAGTTGGAGGTACGACCCAAAAATTAAAACATGAAAATTTAAATTTCTCTACAGGAAAGAAGACGACCATTGCAAATATGCATGTAGCTGCTTTTTGGAACCCATTGAATAATAACCCCTCCAATTATTTAGTGATTATAAAACCAGCGGACCTTCAGGCAATACAAACATCCAGCAGTGAGGAGGATGATTCTTTTAAAAATATAAGGGAAAACGAACTACAAACTGAATTAAAAGAAACCAGGGAGAGTCTAAAGAATATGATTGAAGAGGTAGAGACCAGCAATAAAGAACTGCAAGCTACCAACGAAGAACTTTTGGCCTCAAACGAAGCACTACAGAGTGTAAACGAAGAGTTGAATACGGTCAATACGGAACTTCAGGAAAAACTAGAAGAACTTGCCACTCTTAATTTAGATTTGGACAATCTTTTCGAAAGCACGGATATTGGCACTATATTTTTAGACAACAACCTAAAAATACGGAAATTTACACCCAGTGTCGCCAAGCATTTTAATTTAATGTCCAGTGATATTAACCGTCCTCTAGAGCACTTTGCCAGTACCTTTCATAAGAATAATTACAAAACATTTATTTCTGATATTAAAGAGGTAATCAGCAGTGGTACTTCACAACAAAATGAGGTAAAAGATGCCAAGGGACGTTGGTTCTTACAAAAAATTGTTCCTTTCCGCGATGGAACAGGTAAAATTGAAGGAGCAACCCTAAGTTATGTGGATATAAACGAGCTTAAATCCGCAGAACAGAAATTAAAGAACCAGTTACTTGCCTTTGAGCAAACAACGGACAGTTTTTGGGATTATGACATAGAGAAAAGTTCTTACTATGTAAGTCGTTCAATCCGCCATGTCCTAGGTTACGATGAGGATGAAATTGAGGAAACTTCAGAATTTTGGGATAAGTTAACTCATCCAGAGGATTTAATAGCCCAAGAGGCTGCCATGGAAAAGCATTTGTCGAGTAACGGTAAAATCCCTTATACCGTTGAAACGAGATACAAACACAAATTAGGACATTATGTAACCCTATTAGTAAGAGGAAAGCTGGCTGAATGGACCCCGGAAGGAAAACCTAAACGAATGCTAGGTACCACAACCGATGTTTCTATGCTTAATAAAATGTCTAAACTTGAAAAAGAACTCCTAGATAAAAACATGGTGTTTGAACAAGTTCTGGAAATAACCCTAGCCGGATTTTGGGATTGGAATATACAAGAAAACACAGAGTACCTAAGTCCTACCTTCAAGCGGATGTTCGGGTACGAAGATCATGAAATGGAAAATACGCCCGAATCTTGGCAAAGAATAATTCATCCGGAAGATTTACCTGGCGTACTAGCCACTTTTGATGCTCATGTAGCCAGTAAGGGAAAAGTACCTTATGATAATGAGGTCCGCTATTTTCATAAAAACGGAGGTATTGTCTGGGTTTGGTGTAAAGGCCAAGTTATAGAATGGGGAGAAAATGATGAACCTATACGAATGGTAGGCAGTCATATAAACATCACCAACCTTAGACAACTTTCTCAAAGTAACAAAGAATTGGAACGCTTTGCCTATGTAGCCAGTCATGACTTACAGGAACCATTGCGTACCATTAGGGACTTTGTAGCTCTATTTAAAGAGGAGTACATTAAGTTGTTTGACAGTAAAGCCGCCACCTATTTAGAATTTATAGAGGAAGCTTCCGCAAGAATGGGAGAATTGGTAAAAGTAATTTTGGCCTATTCAAAGATTGGAAGCGATACTGAAAAAGGGATTGTAGACCTTAATGCAATAGTTAAAAATGTAGAAAAAGATTTACGCATCCGTATTGAATCTACCCATACAAATATCATAATCAAAGACCTACCCACAATAACAGGTCACGAAATTGAACTACACTCACTTTTCCTTAACCTAATTGGCAACTCCATAAAATTTGTGGATAGCACGAGTGATCCAATTATTGAAATTGGTTCCCTACCTTCTGAAAAAGGACATCATATTTACGTAAAGGACAACGGAATTGGAATTGACAAAAAAAATCAAGATCGTATTTTTGAGGTATTCAAAAGGTTACACAACCAAGAAGATTATGAAGGAACCGGTATAGGCCTAGCGCATTGTAAAAAAATAGTAGAGCTACATAACGGAAAAATCTGGGTAGAATCAAAAATTAATAAAGGAAGTACCTTTCACTTTAGTTTAAACCTATAA
- a CDS encoding response regulator codes for MQRKPIQILIVDDHPMVIEGLKTLLSDDERVSVKTHFINGTDTLSYLEKDTADVILLDVNLPDINGVEMVTKILNIRATVGIIGLSTYSEPSIINQMIRNGVKGYLLKNATADELVNAISQVHQGNFYFGSEVQKILADSVSQDSNNLPKLTRREKHILTLIADGKTTNNIAEELFISPLTVETHRRNLMQKLEVSNAASLVKVAVEKKLI; via the coding sequence ATGCAGCGTAAACCAATACAAATTTTAATAGTTGATGACCACCCTATGGTAATTGAGGGACTTAAAACCTTACTTAGTGATGATGAGAGAGTCTCTGTTAAAACCCATTTCATAAACGGAACGGATACCCTTTCCTATTTAGAAAAAGATACGGCAGATGTTATTTTGCTAGATGTAAACCTACCGGATATAAACGGCGTAGAAATGGTAACCAAAATTTTAAATATCCGGGCAACAGTGGGTATTATAGGGCTTAGCACCTATAGTGAGCCCAGCATCATAAACCAGATGATTAGAAATGGTGTAAAAGGGTATTTACTTAAAAACGCTACGGCAGATGAGTTGGTGAATGCTATTTCTCAAGTACACCAAGGTAATTTCTATTTTGGCTCAGAGGTCCAAAAGATACTAGCGGATTCGGTATCACAAGATAGCAACAACCTCCCTAAACTTACTCGCAGGGAAAAACATATCCTGACATTGATAGCGGACGGGAAGACGACTAACAACATTGCAGAAGAACTTTTCATCAGTCCCCTTACTGTTGAAACACACAGACGTAATCTTATGCAAAAGCTAGAAGTTAGCAATGCTGCTTCTCTTGTTAAAGTTGCTGTTGAGAAAAAGTTGATTTGA